One window of Novosphingobium sp. P6W genomic DNA carries:
- a CDS encoding pyruvate dehydrogenase complex E1 component subunit beta has product MAIELKMPALSPTMEEGKLAKWLVKEGDEVSSGDILAEIETDKATMEFESIDEGVVGKILVAEGTEGVKVGTVIAVLAGEGEDASSVEAPAAKTEESAEAPQSGEKPAEDKKPAESGTANLHSDIKTPRGPEVPHGINMKTSTVRDALRDAMAEEMRRDDRVFVMGEEVAEYQGAYKVTQGLLAEFGPTRVIDTPITEYGFAGIGTGAAMGGLRPVIEFMTFNFAMQAIDHIINSAAKTNYMSGGQMRCPIVFRGPNGAASRVGAQHSQNYGPWYANVPGLVVIAPYDASDAKGLLKAAIRSDDPVVFLENELIYGRSFGLPELDDHVLPIGKARVMREGKDVTIVSYSIGVGLALEAAETLAEEGIDVEVIDLRTLRPLDKETVLASLAKTNRLVVAEEGFPVCSIASEISAICMEEGFDDLDAPVVRVCNEDVPLPYAANLEKLALIDAKRVVEAVKKVCYR; this is encoded by the coding sequence ATGGCGATCGAACTGAAGATGCCCGCTCTCTCCCCGACGATGGAAGAGGGCAAGCTGGCCAAGTGGCTGGTCAAGGAAGGCGATGAAGTCTCCTCCGGTGACATTCTCGCCGAAATCGAGACCGATAAGGCTACGATGGAATTCGAGTCCATCGACGAAGGCGTGGTCGGCAAGATCCTCGTTGCCGAAGGCACCGAGGGCGTGAAGGTCGGCACCGTGATCGCGGTTCTCGCCGGCGAAGGCGAAGACGCTTCTTCGGTCGAGGCGCCTGCCGCCAAGACCGAAGAGTCTGCCGAAGCGCCCCAGTCCGGTGAAAAGCCCGCTGAGGACAAGAAGCCCGCCGAAAGCGGCACGGCCAACCTCCACAGCGACATCAAGACCCCGCGCGGCCCCGAAGTGCCGCACGGCATCAACATGAAGACCTCGACCGTGCGCGACGCCCTGCGCGACGCGATGGCCGAGGAAATGCGCCGCGACGACCGCGTCTTCGTGATGGGTGAGGAAGTCGCCGAGTACCAGGGCGCCTACAAGGTGACGCAAGGGTTGCTCGCCGAATTCGGCCCCACCCGCGTCATCGACACGCCGATCACCGAGTACGGCTTTGCCGGCATCGGCACCGGCGCGGCGATGGGCGGACTGCGCCCGGTCATCGAGTTCATGACGTTCAACTTCGCCATGCAGGCGATCGACCACATCATCAACTCGGCCGCCAAGACCAACTACATGTCCGGCGGCCAGATGCGCTGCCCGATCGTGTTCCGTGGTCCCAACGGCGCGGCTTCGCGCGTGGGTGCGCAGCACTCGCAGAACTACGGTCCGTGGTACGCCAACGTTCCGGGCCTGGTGGTCATCGCGCCTTATGACGCGTCGGACGCCAAGGGCCTGCTCAAAGCCGCGATCCGCAGCGATGATCCGGTCGTGTTCCTCGAGAACGAGCTGATCTATGGCCGTTCTTTCGGACTGCCCGAGCTTGACGACCACGTCCTGCCGATCGGCAAGGCGCGGGTCATGCGCGAAGGCAAGGACGTGACCATCGTGTCCTACTCGATCGGCGTCGGCCTCGCGCTCGAAGCCGCCGAGACGCTGGCGGAAGAAGGCATCGACGTCGAAGTCATCGATCTTCGCACCTTGCGTCCGCTCGACAAGGAAACGGTTCTGGCCAGCCTTGCCAAGACCAACCGCCTCGTCGTTGCGGAAGAAGGCTTCCCCGTCTGCTCGATCGCGTCCGAAATCTCGGCGATCTGCATGGAGGAAGGCTTCGACGACCTCGACGCGCCGGTCGTGCGCGTATGCAACGAGGACGTGCCGCTGCCTTACGCCGCGAACCTCGAGAAGCTGGCCCTGATCGATGCCAAGCGCGTCGTCGAGGCAGTCAAGAAGGTCTGCTACCGTTGA